A region of Salvia splendens isolate huo1 chromosome 17, SspV2, whole genome shotgun sequence DNA encodes the following proteins:
- the LOC121773219 gene encoding dual specificity tyrosine-phosphorylation-regulated kinase 2-like, with product MQRPSADDQCPTFDPLHSHELTALSLSLSLTPINPSLLNSISPSLLMAEMHLDAVLQFLRRNGLSASESALFQDITDQKSTHGGAGSPEASSDDDEFVSFGSSDFTNPYAIHTTRPGSQASSDRLSQFGTARDSRDFDMQNDALWYKEDDGDYVMPPLFDGRDFDGDPSEDKFVMSMQAEEPVEDETKRSVVYEGRKRWGLDFEEHFKCEPDHDCDEVSESFQLEKVNKECDEYCDGVETVYTDVCKEESPTKAGVVGVNDTYNIKKESRIDDDIIGGASLDTTAEGARAIPDELLTYEKEDDYEIFDLRIVHRKNRTGFEENKEFPIVLNSVIAGRYHVTEVLGSAAFSRVVQARDLHSGIDVCLKIIKNDKDFFDQSLDEIKLLKFVNRNDPADERHILRLYDYFYHQEHLFIVTELLRANLYEFQKYNRESGAEPYFTMHRLQVIIQQCLEALVYLHDLGIVHCDLKPENILIKSYRKSEIKVIDLGSSCFQTDNPSLYVQSRSYRAPEVMLGLPYDHKIDLWSLGCILAELYSGEVLFPNEEVVLLLVRMVAMLGPIDAEMLRDGQETHKYFTREYDLYYIDEETNEVEYIIPEEMALEEHLQIPDDPVFVDFMKCLLEINPARRPSAREALKHPWLSQI from the exons ATGCAAAGGCCAAGTGCTGATGATCAATGTCCTACTTTTGACCCACTCCATTCCCATGAACTCaccgctctctctctctctttatcaCTCACACCAATTAATCCATCTCTCTTGAATTCAATCTCTCCCTCCCTTCTCATGGCGGAGATGCACCTCGACGCCGTGCTTCAATTCCTCAGGAGAAATGGCCTCTCCGCCTCCGAATCCGCCCTCTTTCAAGACATCACCGACCAGAAATCCACTCACGGCGGCGCCGGAAGTCCAGAGGCCTCCTCCGATGATGATGAATTCGTCAGCTTCGGCTCTTCCG ATTTTACGAATCCGTATGCCATACACACCACGCGACCGGGTTCTCAAGCCTCATCGGATAGGCTGTCCCAGTTTGGAACTGCTCGAGACTCCCGTGATTTCGATATGCAGAACGATGCGTTGTGGTACAAGGAGGACGACGGGGACTATGTCATGCCGCCCCTCTTTGATGGTAGGGACTTTGATGGCGACCCCAGCGAAGACAAGTTCGTGATGAGCATGCAAGCAGAGGAGCCCGTTGAGGATGAGACGAAGCGTAGTGTAGTTTATGAGGGAAGAAAACGATGGGGATTGGATTTCGAGGAGCACTTCAAGTGTGAGCCTGATCATGACTGTGATGAAGTGAGTGAGAGCTTTCAGCTTGAAAAGGTTAACAAAGAGTGTGACGAATATTGCGATGGCGTTGAGACGGTCTACACGGACGTATGCAAGGAAGAGAGTCCTACAAAGGCCGGGGTTGTAGGCGTGAACGACACCTACAACATTAAGAAGGAGTCTCgaattgatgatgatataaTCGGTGGAGCTTCATTGGACACAACGGCTGAAGGGGCTCGTGCAATCCCGGATGAGCTTCTGACCTATGAGAAAGAGGATGATTATGAGATATTCGACCTAAGGATCGTGCACAGAAAGAACCG GACGGGTTTTGAAGAGAACAAGGAGTTTCCCATTGTTCTGAACAGCGTCATTGCTGGTCGATATCATGTCACGGAAGTTCTTGGATCGGCTGCTTTCAGCAGAGTCGTCCAGGCTCGTGATCTTCACTCGGGGATCGATGTTTGCTTGAAGATCATCAAGAACGACAAGGACTTCTTCGACCAAAGCTTAGACGAGATCAAACTTCTCAAGTTCGTGAACAGGAACGATCCTGCTGACGAGCGCCATATTTTACGCCTCTATGACTACTTCTATCATCAG GAGCATCTCTTCATTGTGACTGAGCTTCTTCGAGCAAACTTGTACGAGTTCCAAAAATACAACCGGGAATCGGGAGCAGAGCCCTATTTTACAATGCATAGGCTGCAG GTAATAATTCAACAATGTTTGGAGGCATTAGTGTATCTTCATGATTTAGGAATAGTTCATTGTGATCTAAAGCCCGAAAACATTCTGATCAAGAGCTACCGAAAGAGTGAGATTAAGGTTATCGACCTTGGCAGCAGTTGCTTTCAGACAGACAATCCGTCCCTGTACGTACAATCGCGTTCGTACAGGGCTCCGGAGGTCATGCTAGGCCTTCCCTACGACCACAAGATCGACTTGTGGTCGCTCGGGTGCATCCTGGCCGAGCTATACTCCGGGGAG GTGCTATTTCCGAACGAAGAAGTTGTGTTGCTTCTTGTGCGGATGGTGGCAATGCTCGGGCCGATTGATGCGGAGATGCTCCGAGATGGGCAGGAGACGCACAAGTATTTCACGAGAGAATACGATCTTTACTATATAGACGAG GAGACGAACGAGGTGGAGTACATAATCCCGGAGGAGATGGCGTTGGAGGAGCATCTGCAGATACCGGATGATCCGGTgttcgttgattttatgaagTGCTTGCTCGAAATCAATCCGGCGAGACGGCCTAGTGCTCGGGAGGCGCTGAAGCACCCTTGGCTTTCCCAGATATGA
- the LOC121774715 gene encoding NF-X1-type zinc finger protein NFXL2-like produces the protein MLSSAAPLPQHLSSDSDSDSSSPSHSHQRHPDLSASIFQSYLSHSSSRTTTAAGDDLHHQDLIKIQSFLTSSRAGGLSCLICLERIKPTDPTWSCSSRCFAIFHLLCIQSWAHQSTTLAASRASARAAVAPDESSLAWPCPKCRVEYLKPQTPKNYYCFCGKVEDPPRDPWVLPHSCGEICGRSLKYDCGHFCLLLCHPGPCPACPKLIKNQCFCGKLEDVRRCGLKEFSCKGVCGKLLECGAHRCGEVCHDGSCQPCRAKGSFRCQCGKEEMVRECCEREFRCNGECKKMLSCGRHVCEKGCHEGGCGDCPFQGKRSCPCGKRVYEGMACDVSLPLCGSTCNKLLSCGFHRCPERCHHGPCVENCRMIVTKPCRCGSFKKQVPCYQELTCERKCQTLRDCGRHACKRRCCDGDCPPCSEICDRKLRCRNHKCPAPCHRGACAPCPLMVRISCACGNTHFEVPCGTETEQKPPKCHKPCPVAPLCRHAAQSKPHRCHYGACPPCRLTCGEKYSCGHECQLRCHGPVPPPRPEFTLKPKKKKGNYLSEATPGSPCPPCPEVVLRSCFGRHIGAERMMVCSNSPEFPCDNLCGNPLPCGNHYCTYVCHPLKDNSSKTGESCEVCNLPCDKNRDPKCPHPCPMRCHPGECPPCKTLIKRSCHCGSMVHVFQCKYYNCLSEKEQMVVRSCKGPCHRKLPNCTHLCPETCHPGPCPSPDKCSKKVTVRCGCQTLKKEWLCKDVQAAHISSGCDPKEIPKNQFGVGLLPCGSDCKSKVKAPDSELHLRQVKPQEEKESDKASNVSKRRRRRQRVHEEENASRLQRIVGVARRILLVIIVVAAVVVSAYFGYKGLLWLSDWMNQLETRQTRRK, from the exons ATGCTCTCCTCCGCCGCCCCACTGCCGCAGCACCTCTCCTCCGACTCGGACTCCGATTCATCCTCCCCCTCCCATTCCCACCAGCGCCACCCCGACCTCTCCGCCTCCATCTTCCAATCCTACCTCTCCCATTCCAGTTCCCGCACCACCACCGCTGCCGGCGACGATCTCCACCACCAAGATCtcataaaaatccaatctttccTCACCTCCTCCCGCGCCGGCGGCCTCTCCTGCCTCATCTGCCTCGAGCGCATCAAACCCACCGACCCCACCTGGTCCTGCTCCTCCCGCTGCTTCGCCATCTTCCACCTCCTCTGCATCCAGTCATGGGCCCACCAGTCCACCACCCTCGCCGCCTCACGCGCCTCCGCACGCGCCGCCGTCGCCCCGGACGAGAGCTCCCTCGCCTGGCCCTGCCCCAAATGCCGCGTCGAGTATCTCAAGCCCCAAACCCCCAAGAATTACTATTGCTTCTGTGGGAAGGTCGAGGACCCGCCTCGTGATCCGTGGGTTTTGCCTCATTCTTGCGGCGAGATTTGTGGGAGATCGTTGAAATATGATTGTGGCCATTTCTGTCTGCTGCTTTGCCATCCCGGGCCATGCCCGGCCTGCCCGAAATTGATTAAAAATCAGTGCTTTTGTGGGAAATTGGAGGATGTGAGAAGATGTGGATTGAAGGAATTTTCTTGTAAAGGTGTGTGTGGGAAGTTATTGGAGTGTGGAGCTCATAGATGTGGTGAAGTTTGCCATGATGGATCGTGCCAGCCGTGTAGGGCGAAGGGGAGTTTTCGATGTCAATGTGGGAAGGAGGAGATGGTGAGGGAGTGCTGTGAGAGGGAGTTTAGGTGTAATGGTGAATGCAAGAAGATGTTGAGCTGTGGGAGGCATGTTTGTGAGAAGGGGTGCCACGAGGGCGGGTGTGGGGATTGCCCGTTTCAAGGGAAGAGGAGTTGCCCTTGTGGGAAGAGAGTGTATGAAGGGATGGCATGTGATGTTTCTTTGCCTCTGTGTGGGTCAACTTGCAATAAGCTGCTGAGCTGTGGCTTCCACAGGTGCCCCGAGAGATGCCATCACGGCCCCTGCGTTGAGAATTGTAGGATGATCGTGACAAAGCCGTGTAGGTGTGGGAGCTTCAAGAAACAG GTCCCTTGCTATCAAGAGTTGACTTGTGAGAGGAAATGCCAAACGCTTAGGGATTGTGGTCGGCATGCTTGTAAGCGCCGCTGCTGCGATGGGGACTGCCCTCCTTGCTCAGAG ATATGTGACCGGAAGCTCCGGTGTCGAAATCACAAGTGCCCAGCTCCATGTCATAG aGGTGCTTGTGCTCCTTGCCCACTGATGGTGAGGATATCATGTGCATGTGGCAACACACATTTTGAG GTTCCTTGTGGCACTGAAACTGAACAAAAGCCTCCTAAGTGTCACAAACCATGTCCCGTAGCTCCTTTATGCAGGCATGCTGCACAATCTAAG CCACACCGGTGCCACTATGGTGCTTGCCCCCCATGTCGGCTAACTTGTGGTGAAAAATACTCATGTGGCCATGAATGCCAATTGAG GTGCCATGGACCTGTACCACCTCCACGTCCCGAATTTACTTTAAAACCCAAAAAGAAGAAGGGAAATTATCTGAGTGAAGCTACACCTGGCTCCCCATGTCCACCTTGCCCAGAAGTTGTGTTGAGGTCGTGCTTTGGCCGTCACATAGGAGCAGAAAGGATG ATGGTATGCTCGAATAGTCCCGAATTTCCTTGTGATAATTTGTGTGGAAACCCTCTTCCATGTGGTAACCATTACTGCACTTACGTATGTCACCCCTTGAAAGATAATTCTTCGAAAACAGGTGAGTCCTGCGAAGTCTGCAATCTCCCTTGTGATAAG AATAgagatccgaaatgtcctcatCCTTGCCCTATGCGATGTCATCCTGGAGAATGCCCCCCTTGCAAGACTCTGATTAAGCGTTCGTGTCACTGTGGGTCCATGGTGCATGTTTTCCAGTGTAAATATTACAACTGCCTGTCCGAGAAAGAGCAAATGGTTGTACGTTCGTGCAAAGGGCCTTGCCATAG GAAGTTGCCAAATTGTACACACTTATGCCCAGAGACGTGCCATCCCGGCCCCTGCCCATCACCTGACAAGTGCTCTAAGAAG GTAACCGTTCGTTGTGGGTGTCAAACCTTAAAGAAGGAGTGGCTATGCAAGGATGTACAAGCGGCACATATTAGTAGTGGTTGTGATCCCAAAGAGATACCAAAGAATCAATTTGGAGTCGGACTTCTTCCTTGTGGTTCCGACTGCAAGAGCAAAGTCAAGGCCCCCGACTCAGAGTTGCATCTTCGCCAAGTGAAGCCCCAGGAG GAAAAGGAGTCGGATAAGGCTAGTAACGTATCGAAAAGGAGGAGACGGAGGCAAAGGGTACACGAAGAGGAGAATGCATCAAGGCTGCAG AGAATAGTTGGTGTGGCTCGACGGATCCTTTTGGTGATTATCGTTGTAGCAGCTGTCGTCGTCTCTGCATATTTCGGGTATAAAGGTCTGTTGTGGTTGTCGGACTGGATGAACCAACTCGAAACTCGACAAACAAGAAGAAAATAA
- the LOC121774716 gene encoding CTD nuclear envelope phosphatase 1 homolog encodes MAELAAAEVYAPRTLQVWRTLLNWLVFFFQIFAQILRGTPSFNQVLSYVGLRQGSLLSSAPHAPPQFKPLPVLELSDYSEEHEEAPGVTSPGAVPVRGGEEGTADSLPFGKLTVVLDLDETLVCAYETSSLPAMLRSQATEAGIKWFELECISSDKEFEGKPKINYVTVFERPGLKEFLKQLSEFADLILFTAGLEGYARPLVDKIDSTNLFSRRLYRPSTISTEYREHVKDLSCLSKDFCRIVIVDNNPFSFLLQPLNGIPCIPFSPGQPHDEQLLDVILPLLKNLSQQKDVRPILYERFHMPEWFQKHGIPSSGWT; translated from the exons ATGGCGGAGCTGGCGGCGGCTGAAGTGTACGCGCCGCGGACGCTGCAGGTGTGGCGCACGCTCCTCAACTGGCTGGTGTTCTTCTTCCAGATCTTCGCGCAGATCCTCCGCGGCACGCCGTCGTTCAACCAGGTCCTGTCGTACGTAGGCCTGCGCCAGGGGTCGCTGCTGTCCTCCGCGCCCCACGCGCCGCCGCAGTTCAAGCCGCTGCCGGTGCTTGAGCTGTCGGATTACTCGGAGGAGCATGAGGAGGCGCCGGGGGTGACGAGCCCTGGGGCGGTTCCGGTGCGCGGCGGCGAAGAGGGGACGGCTGATTCTCTGCCTTTCGGGAAGCTAACG GTTGTTCTCGATTTGGACGAAACTCTGGTATGTGCATATGAGACGTCAAGCTTGCCAGCCATGCTACGTAGTCAAGCCACAGAAGCTGGTATAAAATGGTTTGAATTGGAATGCATATCTTCTGACAAA GAATTTGAAGGCAAGCCTAAGATCAACTATGTGACAGTGTTTGAACGTCCTGGACTTAAAGAATTCCTGAAACAACTCAGTGAATTTGCTGATCTTATACTATTTACCGCTGGACTTGAAG GCTATGCTAGACCTCTCGTAGATAAAATAGATTCTACAAATCTGTTCAGCCGTAGACTTTACCGGCCTTCTACCATTAGCAC GGAGTATCGTGAACATGTGAAGGATTTATCTTGCTTGTCGAAGGACTTCTGCCGAATTGTTATTGTTGACAATAATCCATTTAGTTTCTTGTTGCAACCATTGAATGGCATCCCTTGCATACCATTCTCTCCTGGGCAACCTCATGATGAACAG CTTTTGGACGTCATCCTTCCTTTGCTCAAGAATCTTTCTCAACAAAAGGATGTAAGGCCTATTCTCTACGAAAGGTTCCATATGCCCGAGTGGTTTCAGAAACATGGAATTCCTTCTTCGGGATGGACATAG